tctcccgctgcaaagtccaacagtcatccgtatcatgcccggcggaccggtggaactcacaccacttcttgggattggcgtcccgtggctgatactttggggcctccggttcatccactagatttgcgtccctcgccccttggagcatatccgataaatctgtgttcatcaccatatcagtttcctcccgctggcgatgagacttagattgccaaggccgacgttgttcataatcatcgcgccgtggatacaactgttccttggtcggtttgaataccgacttccccttacctggtctttgctgcttgccatcccccttatcttcgccgctcctatcttttttcgcACGCTTGGGCGACGAGtcacccttttccaacttcgcgcgctttcttttgaaagcgtcgtcctcctcgtcgagaatataagtgctggcacgagcacgcatctcttccatcgagcgcgccggcttacgtgtcaatttgctgttcaaccctcccggcagcaaaccgtttttaaatgctaaagcacaagctcgaggctcctcgtcctctacctttaccgacgccgcgctgtaccttgccatgtactctttcagtgactccccttcttgctggcgaatattgtataggtcattgatcgtcaccggctgattcttatttgccgagaattgcactagaaacttggatgagaagtctctgaaatttgaaatcgatcctcgcggcaaagttgtgaaccacgccatcgccgtcgatttgaacgtcgatggaaacatcctgcacttcaccgcatctgacgccgcaattatcaccatcttcgtattaaaatacagaagatgatctttcgaatcggaatctccgctgtaagaatccagaactaacgttttcatgttatccggaatcgccacactctcaacatcttccgagaacggacggaactcagccacggaatctgcttctctgcttccatcatctcgctgctcgcgacggtagaaatctaactgagcctgtagatgctcattccgctgctggatgttgccaatgctgcgcatcaaatggcgccattgctcctgtgtcaccgccggctgttgttccggagcaggtgaattctctggtgagcgctccagagatccgacctgtgaaggcgatggaggaggtggtggtgatggtgatggaggaggagaaggcgactgtactcctgtcgttcgtaccggagaatccaggaccacacgatgaggccgccgaggcggcgaaatccgctgtcgcattggtgaatgatgctgcctcctgcgtcgagtctccatccaaaccagaaacgatgcaaactcgattggaaaaccaacactagtcacagaatcaaaatcagaaaaccagagaattgcctaatcacaatcagaggtaacttcatgcacaatcaatccacgtgaatgggagtagaaagtttacagtccccacagacggcgccaaatgttcttggaatgaacattgaagagaggtatagtacctagaggtggaGGATTGagctaagagagaatgagaatgagagagagagtgctgaatttcatgtgttatttcatcaaatgagccaaaagtcccctacacttgataactacctcctatttatagagcttgggtactacctattgggcctccgaggtcaaggcccatctgaaggtcagggccccgcctcagggcgggatacatgctgggcgttgcccctctaggggctcgcccagtccaaaaaCTGAATCAAGTTATTCAATATTTAATAGAGTAACGGAAAAAGCGATTAAAGCTGAATTGAATTTCTTGAATGTCATTATTCCAACATGTATCATTCATGGGTTTGGGGCTTGCAATAGCTACAAATAATTGCAAAAAAAGTGTAGCCCCAAAACCCGTAACAATTACTCACCGTCCACGGGAATGcagttaaaagaaaaattgacaAAAAGAGCATGTACAAAAAAGTGATAAATGTGTCGTTCATGATTGAAATGTCAATGGAGTTTTGAAACATCTGCTTGAAACTCATGTTAATCTCTTTTGAATCTGACCTCAGTGTTGGAGCTAAATCTGTTGTTAAAACTGCAGAACGGAGTTTTAGAACATACAGAGGCACAAAGTAGATGAGTACAAGTTGAATCTGGGTGGTGGAGGAGTGTTATGAGTTGGTGGTGGCGTGGAGAGAGGTCGGTGATGGTGGGTGGGTGGGttctgggtggtggtggtgggttctgggttgaagatgaataatttcattttgttaaaaaaaaactaaaaatgattttaaatttttaaaaaataaataaatacatgtgtagtaaaaatattaattaaaaatttcacctaagcataaaaaaaaatccacatggAATCGATGACtgcaaaaatagagccacataaGCACATAACATGGGTAGGAagttatttagattaaaaaaacatttccagggattcggaattggaaaaaaaaaatcagggacttattttcgtacgtgatacaattttagggacctccaaagtatttaagccttttttaaaTACAATATGTTTGTGCAGCTGTTTGATGCCGAAATATGCGCGTCACTAGCTGATTCATATATCGGGAAATTCTTAAAAAACTTGCCTCCAAGTGCATGTGGAGCATTCCCAAACAGACACTAAGAAGGCAGGGTCGGCCCAAGGGTAAAGCTACCCAAGCAAGGAATTTAGGCctccaaatttttttattttttcttaagtAAAAAAGGTctccaaaattaaaattaacaaaattttatATTAGATCAAACATGTTTCAAGGCTCCCAAAATTAAAATTCTCTTTAGGTCTCATTTGGTGTTGGGCCGACCCTGTAAGAAGGTTGAAGGATTTGGAGTTTTTCTAACAACCCTCCAAAACTGATGCAAAACTCTTTTTAAGTTCCCACAAATTGACAGATTTAGGAAATTTGATACTCTCAGACAAGTGAATGATTTACCTCTATTTTCCTTTTCCCTCAAGGTCTTCCTCTCCTCTAAAAACTCCCAAACAAAATCAAAGTGTGTGTTTGAGTGTTCCTGAGGGAGTGAGGGAAATGATGGAAAAAGTTACGTTGTGGAAAAACCATTACCTTGAATGCAAAAAATCTGGCAAACCTCAGTGCAATTTAGTGCTGGTTTGCTCTCCAAAATTATCACAACTTCATGCAAGATACAATGCACTCAAAATCTAAACTATTAAAATCTCAACAACAATGCTCAAAATTTTAGAATGGAGAAAGGGGAAGCTTGGATAATCCTTTTCACATTCAATCACTAAGTAGTGCCTTTTTACCCTTTTACTAACAAAAGGCGTACCTACTCCTTTTTCCTTTCACTCACCTCACGACCACATGgtaaaaaataatcaatcagCATTAAATAGATATTAATTCAATTAAAAGAAATGTATCAGTTAAGATATTGTAAATTTTAAGTGTGACGATTGCCTTGTTAAATACCTTAAGGTTTTACAAGTCTCcaagggttagctcaagtggtaagagttagaggaTATAAGAGTTAGGAGACTAAATGGTGAAGGGTTCAGGGTTCGAACTCGAGGGACtaatttacttaattttttttcgaaattactaatttactaacattactaacaactaatatttacTTGTAAAAAAACCTTAAGGTTTTACACgttggaaaagaaaaacatgaaATCTTTCTCTTGTTCTCTACTTACTCTATAGCTAAAGTTCcttctcatttttcttctttttttcatcCAAATCATGGCGCAACAAGAATGTAATTTTTGTGATGTGTGACTGAGCTGACACAGATTATGCCAGTCCGGAGGACAAAAGGAGATCATGGCTGAATGTTGTTGTCGTCGGTGACCTTGCAGCATCACCATTGTTGCCACAACACCACCAAAACTTACCCAGcctgtttttcaattttttcatatttctttTGGCTTGTCCCAGTCCATCAAAGGACCTGTTCCATCGACTTAACCGAAACTGATTTTCCGGATAGGTATTCCGATTGAAAATGGGCCATGTTTTCCATCTCTCAGTTTCTATCGGTTTGAGTCTTTTTTGGCTCGAAAACAACCTATGCCTGTGCTCGCTGTCATGCTGGCAAAAGCAGGGCTTTCGGCTTTACCTACTATTGGATTTGGACCAATGACTCCCTACTTTCTAGGTCGTTTAGTGCatactaattaattaaattctaatttttattttttgtctttGATGGGTGTAAAGTCGTTCAAGAAACTTAACAGTATCTTCCAACAAATCACTTTCATGACTTTCCAAGGATTCAAGCTTGTATACTCACTCTTACAAGGATCTAACTTTTCCAAGACCAGCACCTTGTTGGTCCTAGATATGATTAATTTCCTCACAAAGATATTATCAGATTTCTTCATATTGTCATATTAATCCGTGAGAAAATTTTCAAATCTAGTCGGTTGATTTTTGAATCACACAAAAAAGCATGCAAGGAACTTACCATTCGGCTTAATATGCTCTATGTAGTAATCATGTATCATTTAAAATTGACAGGTTTAACATTTCTGATTTGGATTTGGATGAAAACAGTAAGGCATATGGTGAGGGGAACAAACTTCTTCAGTATATGACAACAAAAGGTTTGACATTTCTGATTCGGATGAAAACAGTAAGGCATATGGTAAGGGGAACAAACTTCTTCAGTATACGACAACAAAAGGAGCAACCGCCTATTACTCAAGAATATTCTTCTTGTGATGGGAAAGTCAGGTTCCCCATCAAAGACAATTAAATGTTGCATATGTAGCCCCTTGATGGATACACCTATCAAGCTTTTTTACTGAGCCAAATCATGAAAGTTGAAATCGTTTCTAGAGAAGACATTAGGCCTTCTTCTCCCACGCCCTCTCACCTCAGGGACTTCAAACTTTCCCTTTTGGATCATCTTATTTCATCCCCATATGCTCCCATAATCCTATTCTATGACTCAAGTAGCCTTTCTCAAGGCTCCAACAAGTTACAATTGCTGAAGCAATCTTTATCTGAGACACTAACCAAGTTCTACCCACTGGGTGGCAGGATCAAAGATGACCTGACCATTGAGTGTAATGATAACGGGGCTAATTTTGTGGAAGCCAAAGTGAACTGTCCACTTTCTATATTTCTAGGCCAGCCTCAGCTGAACTTGCTGCACAAGTTTCTTCCTATTGAACTTTTTTCTCAAGAATCAAATTCAGAAAACTATGTGACTCACATTCAAGTTAACTTCTTTGAATGTGGGGGAATTGCTATAGGCATGTGCATTTCTCACAGGATTGTTGATGGGGCTGCCATGAGCACCTTCCTGAAAGAGTGGTCATGCAGGGCTAGGGGTTGCAATTGCAACCAATTACCCCAACCCAATTTCATAGGATATTCTCTCTTCCCTACAAAAAGTTTATGGCTTAGAGACTTAGCAATGAGTACATGGGCTTCTTTATTCAAGCAAGGCAAGTGGGTCACCAAAAGGTTTctgttcagaaactcagatatTGCCCTCCTCAAGGCTCAAATATCAGATTCGGCAATACAACACCCTACACGTGTAGAGATAGTTTCTACAATCTTGTGGAAGTTTCTCATGGCAAAGAGACCTTCCTTGGTGACCCACTTGGTGAACCTGCGCAGGAGAATAGATGAAGCTCTTTCTCCACAGCATGCCATGGGAAACCTTCTTTGGCCCGTGGCTGCGGAGCACATGAGTGATCATGAGACGGATTTGGAAGGGTTGGTGGCTAAGTTGAGGAATGCAATATCAAAAGTCGATGATAAATTTGTTAAGGAATTGCAAGGCGATAACGGAAGGTCCATTATGCAAGATTCTCTAAGAGGAATAGGTGAGACAGGATCCAAGAATGAAGTAGAGTATTTTGCGTTCAGCAGCTGGTGCAATTTTGAGTTCTATGAGGCTGATTTCGGGTGGGGAAAACCCACATGGGTGACTTGTGTTGCTGCAACAGGTTCAGTGTATATGAATCTTATTATGCTGGTTGATACCAGGCTGCGAGATGGCATAGAAGCTTGGGTTACGTTGGTTGAGCAGGACATGACTACTTTGATAGCAAACACTGAACTCCTCAAGTATGCAACCCTGGATCCAAGCCCTTTAGCAATGAGTTCAATAGAAAACATTAGAACTATCTAATATAGGCATAGCAATCATTTTGAGTTTAGTAATTGGATTTCATGAAATTTatagaaaatcaaaatcaaaacaaaacaagtTTATCCTTGAATTTATACTTGTATAATACTATAAGGTCTTGGTGAAAATTGTGGCATTCCATCATGACTTTACCCTTACCcctcttcaaaaaaaaaaaaaaactacacatGTTCTGAGGAGAAACTAAAATCTAGACTTGTAAACTCATCTTTGTCGACACTAGCCGCCAGAAATATGTATGAACATGCCTGTTTGAAGCTCTAACTACAATTCAACAACTTCACCTTCCCTGCATTCCCCCACATCAATCACCATAGTTCCTTTCTTCTTCGTCGGCTTCACCCTGCAACAATTTCTCCTCGGAGACTGCACAAAACAtcaaaaccaaaatcaatttcagtAACCACTAACCAAACTAGGGTTTCAGTTCCCAAATCTACTTAATTTCAAAATCACAGTGAAATTTGAAGTTACCTTGTCCCACAAATTAGGGTTTGGCTTCTTGTAAACCTCCACCACTTCAATCTGCGTCGGATCCTCCATCCTCCACTTGCACTCCGGGTTCGATTCAACCCGAACGTACCGAGTTGCGGTCTGGTGAGTGTCCTCGTTGTAAACCGCGTAAGAGAAGTAGTAAACAAACGGTATCTGACAACTGTTTCTGGTGATAGGGCGCGTGTTGAAGGTGAAGGAGGTGCTATCGGCGCGCCGGTACCAGTTCTGGAAGGTCCTCGCCGGCATCTCCATTTCCCGAGCGGAGAAGATGCCGCGGAAGATTTGAACGGCGTAGCCCCACGACACCGACACCGTCCATTTGCGGGCCTCGTCGTAGCATATGGATTGCTGCATGAGCCCGGCGGAGTCGAGATCCATGGGCTGCGTGAGCCGCTTTAGGGCTTGGGCCTGGGTCACGTTTGGGAATATGGGCTCTACTACGTCAAGGTGATGGAGGGATATTAATGGTGTGACGGGATGGGCTGTTAAAAGCCCAAAGAGATTGCCGTACACATCACACTGTTCCAGTTCCATTCAAAAATATGTGCATATATAATCAAATgcatattgaaaaaaaaaaatcaaatgatcATAAAtaaagtgcatgtttgaaaattcttgtATAATTCTGATAGGAAGCTTATGTGAAAAAACAAAGAAGCTCAtccaatcattttttttttgtttaaccgTACGTGTCGTTTATTGAGGTAATTATATTCGATATAAGTGTGTGATAAATGTTAAATGTCTCTCCAAGAGTAGGCACCTCTTAAAAATGAAACTTTTAACTCATTAGTCCAAACATCCACTTTTAACCACAGTAATCGGCACACAAATTGagtatccaaacatgttatttgATGACATGGTATTAATCAAAGTATTGAGacaaaaaatattaatcaaAGTATACAATAATTAATAAcattgtaagtttttttttttataagctataaCATTGTAagtagagctgtcaatatgggtttcaacccgcgagccagctcgacgggttggctaaatgagccgggttgggttggtTAAATTCCAGCTCGAAAAGAGCTTGGGTTAGTGCAACCCGGCTCGTTTAACTCGCGGGTTAGACGGGCCAACCCGCGGGTCAAGcgagccaacccgtcgggtcagagtaatttttcattaaaaaaattattttatttctctttaattccaggttagttttatggattaattttagatagaaaaatgaaaattttaatttcttttaatttgagtcaattttttatgttttatttattgttattatattatttatctcattttaaatgtgacagtaaaataattgtgttcttaaatccTGTAAACTAAATTCTTTTTCTATATTTCAAATGTGAGATAAAAATAATTGCGTTGATAAACCTTTTTTTTATGTGTTGATACCAATTTctataagtatttttttgaaattattttttataacattttaaacaatttctaatccaatttcgcaattttttatattcatttcACTCAACCCGCGAGTCAGCCCGCCAACCCGCGAGCTCGTAGCGAGCCGGGTTGGGTTCATATTTCCCTGGTTCGTTAAGACCCCAGgttgacacaacccaacccgtttTCAACCCAACTCATACGGCTGACCCATATGGGCCGGACTGGCCCGTATTGACAGCTCTAATTGTAAGTGAAGTAGGAAAGGGACAGAGGATCCTAATTTAGGACAGTGGAGAAGAGAGAACCAATCATGGAGATGAATGTGGCTTTGGTTGAATGTGACGTGCTTTTTAGTGTGTGAGCAGGTTTTAATATTCAATTCAGCTTATTTTATGTCACCTTATGCCTTACAGTGAATGGGGTCATTTTCTCACGGTACACGGGTACAGCAAAATTAGCATAGAGTGACACGTCTATGCTTTACACGATTACATTACATAGTCCTCGCAAAATGATACTTCCTTTATAATAAtctattgataaaaaaaatgtaaatgagAAAAGGACAAGGTTTGTTTCTGGATGGGTAAGCTTTGAAATAATCATTTGGTGGAGACAGCCCCTTGACTACTTCTCATTATGGGTAATCAGTTTGTAATGAAACGATTTAAACAAATTTGCCCCACTTTTATGTTAGTTTTGGACTTTTGGCCTACATTCAGTAActagcaataaagaaataatatgtaccaaaaaattaaTGGTTTTGAAAGCTTGTTTGGGCATGTGAGAGAAAAATGTGTGTAGAGTGTAGACTCATCTACCTTCTAGCCAGTACCAATGGTGTCATTTTCTGTTTTTGCATCTAATATGTCTTCTTTCGTTTTGGGTTAGCATCATCAACAGCCAGGTggtaaattttatattattatatcaacAATAAATTAACAACAATCCCTCAAGTTTCTCCACCTCAACACAGAGATTATCCAGGGAAAGTTTATTCGAGGAGGAATATATAAAACtgctttaaaattattttatttcggTAGGGTCAATGATGAGAAAGCGAATTGCACTGACaatgtgaaataaaataaaaagaataccATGGGTAAATAATCCATTGAATGTACACTAATTATTTAGAGtaagaaatgtttttttttcatctagAAATTTTTTTCTTGTGCTTCTGAAAAAATATCATCTATGAAATTGGAATTTTTTCCACCATGTCCAATTGTTCGAATTGCCAATTAAAATACCAagttaccataaaaaataattaaaataccaagttactataaaaaaaaaatta
This portion of the Lotus japonicus ecotype B-129 chromosome 3, LjGifu_v1.2 genome encodes:
- the LOC130746147 gene encoding stemmadenine O-acetyltransferase-like codes for the protein MKVEIVSREDIRPSSPTPSHLRDFKLSLLDHLISSPYAPIILFYDSSSLSQGSNKLQLLKQSLSETLTKFYPLGGRIKDDLTIECNDNGANFVEAKVNCPLSIFLGQPQLNLLHKFLPIELFSQESNSENYVTHIQVNFFECGGIAIGMCISHRIVDGAAMSTFLKEWSCRARGCNCNQLPQPNFIGYSLFPTKSLWLRDLAMSTWASLFKQGKWVTKRFLFRNSDIALLKAQISDSAIQHPTRVEIVSTILWKFLMAKRPSLVTHLVNLRRRIDEALSPQHAMGNLLWPVAAEHMSDHETDLEGLVAKLRNAISKVDDKFVKELQGDNGRSIMQDSLRGIGETGSKNEVEYFAFSSWCNFEFYEADFGWGKPTWVTCVAATGSVYMNLIMLVDTRLRDGIEAWVTLVEQDMTTLIANTELLKYATLDPSPLAMSSIENIRTI